CGGATCGCACCGTGGAGCTGCGCGTCCCTCACGAGTGCGTCGAGCTGGGCTTGGGCCCGCAGGGACGGATCCGCCTGCTCCTTGCGGTTGAGGACGTGCACGACGTCGGTGCCGAGCTGTCGGCCGAGCCGAAGGGCGGTGTAGCGCAGCAACGCGTCGAAGCGGGCGACGACCTCGGGGGCCGTCTTGTCCGTGGGACGCAGAGTTCCCGCAGCGACCGACTCACGGACCGAGACCCAGTTCGATCCCATGTCCTCCAGCTCCATGGCACCACTCTTGGGATGCTCGAGGTAGCGGATCAGCTCGCCGAGGATCCAGGCCTGCTCCGGGTCAGAGACCCCTCGGTGCTCCTTCTGGATCACAGCGGCGGAGAGGATGTAGGTCCACGACCAGTGGTAGATCTCCACCTTCCGGAGCTTGCGCCGGTCGACCTTCGTCGGGTGCTGGCCCGCGGAAGGCGGGATCTCGTTGCTGATCGTGATCAGGGCGTCGTAGCCCTGCTCCCTAGCGATGTCGAGGTAGTTGTCCAGCTGTTCGGGCTGAAGCTCGTTGCGACCGGTCTTGACCTCGACGAGAGCCGTCCAGCTCTTCGAGCCGCGTGACACACGGATCAGGCCATCAGGGAACAGCTTCTTGTCCTGCAGCTGGAAGGGCACCTCGATGTAGGTCTCGACCCGACCCGTCGGAGCACCGAGCGGAGCAAGGAGCGACCTGCTGAACTCCTTCACGACACCCATCACCGCAAGAAGCGCAGAGGTCGCGCGTCTCTCTTGCTCCTCCGCCCCTGAGATTCCCGACGTCGGGATCAGTCGCGCTTGGTTCCACGTCTCTTCAGTCATCCGCTGCTCCGAGTCCACCGTGATGCTGGTTGCGGTCCGGACATTACGCCCGACGACCGCTGCGCGACCGCACTTCTGCGCTCATTGTCGGGGTCGACTTGGGCGTCGCCGTCGCCAGTGATCTCGACTGATCACTCGCTTCGCTCGCTGCTCGATCACCGTCAGCGGTAGGCGTCGAGGAGCTTGCGCTTGACCAGCTTGCCGGTCGCCGAGCGCGGCAGCGAGTCCACGAAGTCGACCGACCGGGGGGCCTTGTAGTGCGCGATCCTCGAGCGCACGTGGGCGATCAGCTCCTCGGCCAGCTGGGGGGACGGCGTCACGCCGTCACGCACCTGCACGACGGCCTTGACCTGCTCGCCCATCTCTGGGTCGCGGACGCCGATCACCGCGACGTCGAACACGGCCGGGTGCAGGGTCAGCGCGGACTCGATCTCGGCAGGATAGATGTTGACCCCGCCGCTGATGATCATGAACGACTTGCGGTCGGTGAGGAACAGGAAGCCGTCCTCGTCGACATAGCCCATGTCGCCGAAGAACGTCCAGAACTCGTGGTCGGGATGCGTCGCCGCCGCGGTCTTCTCCGGGTCCTTGTGGTAGGTGAAGACCTGCTTGTCGCGCTCGAAGTAGATCAGCCCGACCTCGCCCGGCGGCAGCTCGCGGCCGTCGTCGTCGCAGACGTGCACGGGCCCGAGCATCGACCGGCCGACGGAGCCGCGCTTCTCCAGCCACTCGGGCGAGGTGATCATCGTCAGGCCGCTGCCCTCGGTGGAGGCGTAGTACTCCACGAGGATCGGCCCCCACCAGTCGATCATCGCCTGCTTCACGTCCGGTGGGCACGGCGCGGCGGCGTGGATCGCCAGCCGCAGGCTCGAGACGTCGTACGACGACCGCGTGGCCTCGTCGAGCTGCAGCAGCCGGACGAACATCGTCGGCACCATCTGGGTCACCGTCACCCGGTGCTTCTCGATCATCGCCAGCGAGGTCTCGGCGTCGAAGCGCTCGAGCATCACGACCGTGCCGCCGTAGACGTGCACCACGCCGCACCACCGCAGCGGCGCCGCGTGGTAGATCGGGGCCGGCGAGAGGTAGACGACGGTGTCGTCGAACC
This genomic window from Nocardioides marmoribigeumensis contains:
- a CDS encoding acyl-CoA synthetase: MYPGTYAQTTPDKAAVVMAGSGRTITYRELDDSSRQLAVALHDLGLRQGDVVAMLSDNQADCLVIYWAALRSGLYLTAINHHLTADEAAYIAGDCDATVLIASASLSSLAAEVLAATPSVEHAYAFGGQVPGFSSYDELLASAGDRRLEDQPRGGDMLYSSGTTGRPKGVKGPMLGIQVDEPGEPLAGLAGAAFGFDDTVVYLSPAPIYHAAPLRWCGVVHVYGGTVVMLERFDAETSLAMIEKHRVTVTQMVPTMFVRLLQLDEATRSSYDVSSLRLAIHAAAPCPPDVKQAMIDWWGPILVEYYASTEGSGLTMITSPEWLEKRGSVGRSMLGPVHVCDDDGRELPPGEVGLIYFERDKQVFTYHKDPEKTAAATHPDHEFWTFFGDMGYVDEDGFLFLTDRKSFMIISGGVNIYPAEIESALTLHPAVFDVAVIGVRDPEMGEQVKAVVQVRDGVTPSPQLAEELIAHVRSRIAHYKAPRSVDFVDSLPRSATGKLVKRKLLDAYR